Proteins encoded in a region of the Bacillus sp. T3 genome:
- a CDS encoding acetyl-CoA carboxylase biotin carboxyl carrier protein subunit — MSEIIASMAGNVWKVLVKPGDQVEEDQDVVILESMKMEIPIAAEFEGTVIEVKINEGDFVNEGDVIVIVED, encoded by the coding sequence ATGAGTGAAATTATTGCGAGCATGGCAGGAAATGTATGGAAAGTATTAGTGAAGCCAGGTGACCAAGTTGAGGAAGACCAGGATGTTGTAATCTTGGAATCGATGAAAATGGAAATTCCAATTGCTGCAGAGTTTGAGGGAACTGTAATAGAAGTGAAAATTAATGAAGGTGATTTTGTTAACGAAGGCGACGTCATTGTTATAGTGGAAGATTAA
- a CDS encoding enoyl-CoA hydratase, producing the protein MTNPVLVTKTDGIALITLNRAQAANALSVQMLKFLQETINEIKFDKSVRCVIITGAGEKAFCAGADLKERAGMDPVEVRKTVSLIRSNINGIEALPQPVIAAVNGVAFGGGTELALACDIRIASETAKMGLTETALGIIPGAGGTQRLPRLIGKGRAKELIFTARRIDAWEAREIGLVEYVTPAQSLIQKAFEIANQIVRNGPIAISQAKFAIDKGYDVDLNTGLSIEQNAYEITIPTKDRLEGLQAFKEKRPPVYVGE; encoded by the coding sequence ATGACAAACCCTGTATTAGTAACAAAAACAGATGGCATTGCACTTATTACATTGAATCGTGCTCAAGCTGCCAATGCGTTATCTGTGCAAATGCTCAAGTTTCTTCAAGAAACGATTAATGAAATAAAATTCGATAAAAGTGTGCGCTGTGTCATTATTACTGGTGCAGGAGAAAAGGCGTTCTGTGCAGGGGCAGATTTGAAGGAACGAGCAGGAATGGATCCTGTAGAAGTCCGCAAAACGGTTTCGCTCATCCGCAGCAATATTAATGGAATAGAAGCCTTGCCACAGCCAGTGATTGCGGCAGTAAATGGAGTAGCCTTTGGTGGAGGAACGGAACTGGCGCTTGCATGCGACATTCGCATCGCTTCCGAAACAGCCAAGATGGGCTTAACTGAAACCGCGCTTGGGATCATTCCAGGAGCAGGTGGGACTCAGCGTTTACCACGCTTAATTGGGAAGGGCCGTGCGAAAGAGCTTATCTTCACGGCACGACGGATTGACGCTTGGGAAGCACGAGAAATCGGCTTAGTCGAGTACGTAACACCAGCACAATCCTTAATCCAAAAAGCATTCGAAATCGCGAATCAAATTGTTCGCAATGGTCCAATCGCTATTAGCCAAGCAAAATTTGCAATCGACAAAGGCTATGATGTCGATTTGAATACAGGTTTATCAATTGAACAAAACGCCTATGAAATCACGATCCCAACGAAGGATCGCTTAGAAGGCTTACAAGCGTTTAAAGAAAAAAGACCACCAGTGTACGTCGGAGAATAA
- a CDS encoding 3-oxoacid CoA-transferase subunit B: MDTRQIIVKRAVQEIKDGMNVNLGIGIPTLIANEIPSEYNVLLQSENGLLGIGPYPVAGQEDPDLINAGKETVTAVPSASYFDSAESFAMIRGGHIDLAILGGMEVSESGDLANWMIPGKMIKGMGGAMDLVNGAKRVVVIMEHVNKHGESKVKKECTLPLTGKQVVHRLITDLAVFDFTPEGMVLVETQNGVSVEEVIQKTEASFTVGVNLSMN, translated from the coding sequence ATGGATACACGCCAAATCATCGTCAAACGTGCGGTACAAGAAATTAAAGACGGTATGAACGTTAATCTTGGAATAGGCATCCCAACCTTAATTGCTAACGAGATTCCAAGTGAATACAATGTGTTGCTGCAATCAGAAAACGGCCTACTAGGAATTGGCCCTTATCCCGTTGCGGGACAAGAAGATCCTGACTTAATCAATGCCGGTAAAGAAACCGTAACGGCAGTCCCAAGTGCTTCCTATTTTGACAGCGCAGAATCGTTCGCAATGATTCGCGGCGGTCATATCGATCTAGCCATCCTAGGTGGAATGGAAGTTTCGGAATCTGGGGACTTAGCAAACTGGATGATTCCAGGGAAAATGATCAAGGGCATGGGCGGTGCGATGGACCTAGTGAATGGAGCAAAACGAGTGGTCGTTATCATGGAGCATGTCAACAAGCACGGTGAATCAAAAGTCAAGAAAGAATGTACATTACCTTTAACTGGAAAGCAAGTCGTCCATCGTTTAATCACGGACTTAGCTGTATTTGATTTTACTCCAGAAGGAATGGTCCTTGTGGAAACGCAAAATGGCGTATCCGTTGAAGAAGTCATTCAAAAAACAGAGGCAAGTTTTACGGTTGGAGTAAATCTTTCAATGAACTAA
- a CDS encoding branched-chain amino acid aminotransferase, whose translation MVPDFNDAYIERLDKETEEVLGKETASFLEQHITYFKNHLNEFMYLESPAFEQKNVDAVSFEVDDVFRTYTVLLGLKLQKKYQPTIKEFLNANLRGEDAQVSLMFNGDDGLWDLNLSLDHVEGFREEMTIGEAYQLVYDLIAKLVGSIK comes from the coding sequence ATGGTACCTGATTTTAATGATGCTTATATTGAAAGACTGGATAAGGAAACTGAAGAGGTTCTCGGCAAAGAAACGGCCTCATTTTTAGAACAACACATTACATATTTTAAAAACCATTTGAATGAGTTTATGTACTTAGAGTCACCAGCCTTTGAACAAAAAAATGTCGACGCTGTTTCCTTTGAAGTGGATGATGTATTTCGTACATATACAGTGTTGCTTGGTTTAAAACTGCAAAAGAAGTATCAGCCAACGATTAAAGAATTTTTGAATGCTAATCTTCGTGGTGAGGATGCTCAAGTGAGCTTAATGTTTAATGGAGATGATGGATTATGGGATTTGAATCTATCGTTAGATCATGTTGAGGGTTTTCGGGAAGAAATGACGATTGGTGAAGCGTATCAATTGGTTTATGATTTAATTGCGAAGTTGGTTGGAAGCATTAAATAG
- a CDS encoding DUF3445 domain-containing protein: MSTKSTPLLELAQQPLISRFPFPFKGDSYRYSNNSVSLESGDIITITPEYFEEIGKKRELLTTHHRRTYQSLPHTLDAQWESLELIINELCLNYPDYFSVEKNGDHWVFENHLLKEKSAFVFGEASSLPYEPLDFIGRHVQEDLFYISERDGDLYMDAGQLCFPANWSIVFNIGMTFTQWHSPVPHFSDSGMSERVKKFLMKMEAGKPWTRLNWTLTVEPILDTFPETFGEWGVKKEAITSNNAGELVHLRTEDQRLFRLPGSNGILFSIHTHLLPLAELRKNEAWLRQFYNVLLDIPDYMSEYKGFSSYKDKLLAFLDREISRLEMGRCANE, encoded by the coding sequence ATGTCTACAAAGAGTACCCCATTATTAGAATTAGCCCAACAGCCGCTTATTTCTCGCTTTCCTTTCCCTTTTAAAGGTGATTCCTACCGTTATTCAAATAACTCAGTTAGCTTAGAATCAGGGGATATTATCACGATTACACCAGAGTACTTTGAAGAAATAGGAAAGAAACGAGAGTTATTAACAACCCATCATCGTCGTACTTACCAGTCTCTTCCGCATACGCTTGATGCCCAGTGGGAAAGTTTGGAATTAATTATCAATGAACTTTGTTTGAATTACCCAGACTATTTCTCGGTAGAAAAAAATGGGGACCATTGGGTTTTTGAAAATCATCTCCTGAAGGAAAAATCAGCTTTTGTATTTGGTGAGGCATCGTCACTTCCATACGAACCGTTAGATTTTATCGGCCGACATGTACAGGAGGATTTATTTTACATTTCAGAGCGGGATGGAGATTTATATATGGATGCAGGTCAGCTTTGTTTTCCTGCAAACTGGTCAATTGTCTTTAATATCGGGATGACCTTTACCCAGTGGCATTCACCCGTTCCTCATTTTTCTGATAGTGGAATGAGTGAACGAGTCAAGAAGTTTTTAATGAAAATGGAAGCGGGAAAACCATGGACTCGTCTGAATTGGACTTTGACAGTTGAGCCAATCTTAGATACTTTCCCAGAAACCTTTGGGGAATGGGGTGTGAAGAAAGAGGCGATTACCTCAAATAATGCTGGTGAGTTAGTCCATTTGCGAACAGAGGATCAGCGCTTATTTCGTTTACCGGGAAGCAATGGGATTTTATTCAGTATTCATACCCATCTGTTACCGCTAGCAGAGCTAAGAAAAAATGAAGCTTGGTTGCGTCAGTTTTACAATGTATTACTTGATATACCAGATTATATGTCTGAGTATAAAGGCTTTAGCTCTTATAAAGATAAATTGTTAGCCTTTTTAGATAGGGAGATTTCAAGACTTGAAATGGGAAGGTGTGCCAATGAATAA
- a CDS encoding acyl-CoA carboxylase subunit beta, translated as MQPLQKTLEERVNKIKQGGAPKYHEKNQEQGKLFVRDRLKLLFDPGFELEDALFANCMAGDLPADGVYTGMGKINGQLVCVMANDSTIKAGSWGARTVEKIIRIQETAEKLRVPLLYLVDSAGARITDQVEMFPGRRGAGRIFYNQVKFSGKVPQVCILFGPSAAGGAYIPAFCDIVIMVDKNASMYLGSPRMAEEVIGEKVTLEQMGGARMHCSVSGCGDVLAKNEEDAIALARNYLSFFPANFSEKPPVKEAVAPKELKKPLEEIIPTNQNSAFNMMDVINGIIDEGSFFEVKKLFAGELITGLARIDGKPVGILANQPRVKGGVLFHDTADKAAKFINLCDAFHIPLLFLVDVPGFMIGTAVERAGIIRHGAKMISAMSEASVPKISVIVRKAYGAGLYAMAGPAFEPDAVLALPTASIAVMGPEAAVNAVYANKIAALPEEERSAFIAEKREEYKEDIDLYRLASEMVIDGIIPASSLRDELIKRYEAYSSKYLIFSERKHPVYPV; from the coding sequence ATGCAACCTCTTCAAAAAACACTTGAGGAAAGAGTAAACAAAATTAAACAGGGCGGTGCCCCTAAATATCATGAGAAAAACCAAGAACAAGGGAAATTATTTGTCCGAGATCGCTTAAAACTTTTATTCGATCCCGGCTTTGAGCTAGAGGATGCGTTATTTGCTAATTGTATGGCGGGAGATCTTCCAGCTGATGGAGTTTACACTGGTATGGGGAAAATCAATGGCCAGTTAGTATGTGTCATGGCGAATGATTCAACGATTAAAGCTGGATCATGGGGAGCCCGGACAGTTGAAAAAATCATTCGTATCCAAGAAACTGCGGAGAAGCTTCGTGTTCCTTTACTTTATCTAGTCGATTCAGCTGGCGCTCGAATCACTGACCAAGTGGAAATGTTCCCAGGTCGACGGGGTGCCGGACGAATTTTCTATAACCAAGTGAAGTTTTCCGGTAAAGTTCCACAAGTTTGTATCCTTTTCGGACCATCTGCAGCTGGTGGCGCGTATATCCCTGCATTTTGTGACATCGTCATCATGGTTGATAAAAATGCTTCCATGTACCTGGGTTCACCACGAATGGCTGAAGAAGTGATTGGTGAAAAGGTGACGTTAGAACAAATGGGCGGTGCACGCATGCATTGTTCCGTATCTGGCTGTGGGGATGTCCTTGCAAAAAATGAGGAAGATGCCATTGCTCTTGCACGTAATTATCTCTCGTTTTTCCCGGCTAATTTCTCAGAAAAACCGCCAGTGAAAGAGGCTGTTGCGCCGAAAGAATTAAAGAAGCCATTAGAAGAAATCATCCCAACAAACCAGAACTCTGCGTTCAATATGATGGATGTAATCAACGGAATTATTGATGAAGGCTCGTTCTTTGAGGTTAAGAAGCTATTCGCTGGTGAACTCATCACTGGACTTGCTCGTATCGATGGAAAGCCAGTTGGGATCCTTGCGAACCAACCACGCGTTAAAGGCGGAGTGTTATTCCATGATACAGCCGATAAAGCAGCGAAATTTATTAATCTTTGTGATGCCTTCCATATTCCGCTTTTATTTCTAGTTGATGTGCCAGGCTTCATGATAGGAACAGCAGTAGAACGTGCCGGTATCATTCGTCATGGAGCGAAAATGATTTCGGCCATGTCTGAAGCATCCGTTCCAAAGATCTCCGTAATCGTACGTAAGGCATATGGTGCTGGCCTTTATGCGATGGCGGGTCCAGCCTTCGAACCAGATGCAGTTTTGGCATTACCGACTGCTTCAATTGCTGTTATGGGGCCTGAAGCTGCCGTCAATGCCGTTTATGCTAATAAAATTGCGGCATTACCTGAAGAAGAGCGTTCAGCCTTTATCGCCGAAAAACGAGAGGAATACAAAGAGGATATCGATCTTTATCGCCTAGCTTCTGAAATGGTTATCGATGGAATTATCCCGGCAAGTTCATTACGCGATGAGCTAATCAAGCGTTACGAAGCATACTCATCAAAATACTTAATCTTCTCAGAACGCAAACACCCAGTTTATCCAGTTTAA
- a CDS encoding hydroxymethylglutaryl-CoA lyase, with amino-acid sequence MNWPKAVTIKEVGPRDGLQNEKVFIPTEDKIAWINQLSETGLKHIEITSFVNPKWIPALSDAVAVTTGIKRAPGIIYSALVPNQQGLERALAAGIDEVAVFMSASETHNLKNINKSIDQTFPILKGLVQDSILAGKLTRGYVSTVFGCPYEGNVDIEQVVRVSEALFEMGIDDLSLGDTIGVANPKQVQEVLEVLLKRFPVEKLAMHFHDTRGTALANILVSLDMGITTFDSSLGGLGGCPYAPGASGNVATDDLIYMLSGMGIETGINQEKLLNSSRFIQGKIGKPLPSKSLQVACSAVGQD; translated from the coding sequence ATGAACTGGCCAAAAGCTGTCACGATAAAAGAAGTAGGCCCAAGAGACGGACTGCAAAACGAAAAGGTGTTTATACCAACAGAGGATAAGATTGCTTGGATCAATCAACTATCGGAAACAGGGCTTAAGCACATTGAAATTACTTCTTTTGTCAATCCAAAATGGATACCAGCCCTTTCTGATGCAGTTGCGGTTACAACAGGGATCAAGCGAGCTCCTGGAATAATTTACTCAGCACTTGTCCCCAATCAACAAGGGTTAGAACGGGCACTTGCTGCTGGTATCGATGAAGTAGCTGTATTTATGTCAGCGAGTGAAACTCATAATCTAAAAAATATTAATAAATCGATTGATCAAACCTTTCCAATTTTAAAAGGATTAGTCCAAGATTCGATTCTAGCAGGGAAACTTACACGAGGATATGTATCGACTGTATTTGGATGTCCATATGAAGGCAATGTTGATATTGAGCAAGTGGTAAGAGTATCGGAAGCGTTGTTTGAAATGGGCATTGATGACCTTTCACTGGGCGATACAATCGGTGTGGCCAATCCAAAGCAGGTCCAAGAGGTGTTGGAGGTTCTACTGAAACGGTTCCCTGTCGAGAAATTAGCGATGCATTTTCATGATACTCGCGGCACAGCCTTAGCCAATATTTTAGTTTCATTAGATATGGGCATCACTACGTTTGATAGCTCACTCGGCGGGTTAGGGGGCTGCCCGTATGCACCTGGGGCCTCAGGAAATGTCGCAACAGATGATTTAATTTATATGCTTTCAGGAATGGGAATTGAAACGGGAATCAACCAGGAGAAACTATTAAACTCATCCCGTTTTATTCAAGGGAAAATCGGAAAGCCTTTACCGAGTAAAAGTCTACAGGTAGCTTGCTCGGCTGTAGGTCAGGATTGA
- a CDS encoding dimethylamine monooxygenase subunit DmmA family protein has protein sequence MNKLEDKPIIDHTTLKQVRSICFIGNMSSFEAKVLIEQLKIDLETVTIYFTSNKKSDNSVLDFTEKLGVEVAFLQDYYPEMVTPILSKAKMGTKLYLIGEWKMVLDIKQQALEFGFTEEEIIAKGIGEKEEHVFCVKCYHINKKTEKTVIRCEKCQQKLDVSAHYSKRHDAYLGFISL, from the coding sequence ATGAATAAGCTTGAAGATAAGCCAATCATCGATCATACTACCTTGAAACAGGTGCGAAGTATTTGTTTTATTGGGAACATGTCAAGCTTTGAAGCAAAGGTGCTTATCGAACAGTTAAAAATCGACCTGGAAACTGTAACGATTTACTTCACTAGTAATAAGAAGAGCGACAACTCGGTGCTAGATTTCACCGAAAAGCTTGGTGTAGAAGTTGCGTTTCTTCAGGATTATTATCCCGAAATGGTCACTCCTATCCTATCAAAGGCCAAAATGGGAACCAAACTGTATTTAATCGGTGAATGGAAAATGGTTTTGGACATAAAGCAGCAGGCATTGGAATTCGGTTTTACCGAAGAAGAAATCATTGCTAAGGGAATTGGAGAAAAAGAAGAGCACGTTTTTTGTGTGAAGTGTTACCATATCAATAAAAAAACGGAAAAAACCGTGATAAGATGCGAAAAATGTCAGCAAAAGTTAGATGTCTCAGCTCATTACTCAAAACGCCATGATGCCTATCTTGGGTTTATCTCGCTTTAG
- a CDS encoding helix-turn-helix domain-containing protein gives MQDTLTHRQLKSLIHVSNVINSSFDIETIIDSIMIETISVVEAAGGGSFWLYNKEEGYLIAQSAQGNFYPQIFRQIKLKPGESMTGMTFKAQKCFTYPNKEEIKKALSTLAPHNRLLLDRSIPNSFHFTSVISAPIMLKGECIGVITLDSFQHNLTFKQEDLNLLEAITHQAAIALDKSSLYQEKEKTVQKLSNSIEIHTNLANLVLNGEGLQSIMNYIHQTTGQPTLLFDDLGELIASAYNSSLSTEMINYIKLQAIKIILSLENSRSVTEIELYGESYQLVALSLGSKPKSLGILLILSKQKMGELDIAALEHACTVISLELVKEQAVFDTQQRLRGEFVSKLFSGHMDETLLQQAKNLHLDPNRNYVTLMINFENSTKLRTNKENMMRNLLHYANQIFLDHNPHGMAVTIDQQIVLLLSYDSKQVASAITAQLKMLAKNYLKDMNLKYDIEGSIGIGRVKSGLIYGHQSFKDATKCINFMENYHFEDNVLSYTDLGVQRFILHNSEEELIDFTQEVLGSLIEYERLRKGELLLTLFVYFEQNQNMKKTADALHIHSNTLNYRLKRIEEILSIDLTNNKEIFNIQLATNIYQYVKNREIFSPAKS, from the coding sequence TTGCAAGATACATTAACACACCGTCAGTTGAAGTCATTGATTCATGTTTCCAACGTCATTAACTCATCATTCGATATCGAAACGATTATTGATTCCATTATGATTGAAACGATCTCTGTTGTTGAGGCCGCAGGTGGAGGCTCCTTCTGGTTATATAATAAGGAGGAAGGCTACCTAATTGCCCAGTCTGCTCAAGGGAATTTTTATCCACAGATTTTCAGACAAATTAAACTTAAGCCTGGCGAGTCGATGACAGGGATGACGTTTAAAGCTCAAAAATGCTTTACATATCCTAATAAAGAAGAAATAAAAAAGGCACTTTCGACCTTAGCACCACACAATCGTCTTCTATTAGATAGGTCGATTCCTAACAGTTTTCATTTTACCTCGGTTATATCTGCGCCTATTATGCTAAAAGGTGAATGCATTGGCGTCATAACATTAGATTCTTTCCAGCACAACTTAACCTTTAAGCAAGAAGACTTAAATCTTCTTGAAGCAATCACCCATCAGGCAGCTATTGCGTTGGATAAATCTAGTCTTTATCAAGAAAAAGAAAAAACAGTTCAAAAACTCTCTAATTCGATAGAGATCCACACGAATCTAGCAAATCTTGTTTTGAACGGTGAAGGTCTTCAATCAATTATGAATTATATTCATCAAACGACTGGACAACCCACGCTATTATTCGATGACCTTGGGGAATTAATTGCTTCAGCCTATAATTCTTCTCTCTCAACCGAGATGATTAATTATATTAAACTACAGGCGATCAAAATCATTCTTTCGCTTGAAAACTCCCGCTCTGTTACTGAAATCGAACTATATGGAGAATCATACCAATTGGTTGCCCTATCGCTTGGGTCCAAGCCTAAATCATTGGGAATTCTACTTATTTTATCAAAACAAAAAATGGGAGAGTTGGATATTGCTGCATTGGAGCATGCTTGTACCGTCATATCACTTGAGCTTGTGAAAGAACAAGCGGTTTTTGATACACAGCAAAGATTACGGGGAGAATTTGTGAGTAAGCTCTTTTCAGGGCATATGGATGAAACACTCCTTCAACAAGCGAAGAATTTACATCTTGATCCGAATCGAAACTATGTAACATTAATGATTAATTTTGAGAATTCCACTAAACTTCGGACCAATAAAGAAAACATGATGAGAAATCTACTACATTATGCCAATCAAATCTTCCTTGATCATAATCCCCATGGGATGGCCGTTACAATTGATCAGCAAATCGTCCTGTTGCTTTCCTACGACTCTAAGCAGGTGGCTTCGGCGATTACCGCCCAATTAAAGATGTTAGCGAAAAATTACTTAAAGGATATGAATTTAAAATATGACATTGAAGGATCGATTGGAATAGGCCGTGTAAAATCGGGTCTTATTTATGGACACCAATCCTTTAAAGATGCGACAAAATGCATAAATTTTATGGAAAACTATCATTTTGAAGATAATGTCCTCAGTTATACTGATCTTGGCGTTCAGCGATTCATCCTACATAATTCTGAAGAAGAATTAATTGATTTCACCCAAGAGGTGCTCGGATCGCTGATTGAATATGAACGGTTACGAAAGGGCGAATTACTGCTAACACTGTTTGTTTATTTTGAACAAAATCAAAATATGAAGAAAACAGCTGATGCCCTACACATCCACTCAAACACATTAAATTATCGGTTAAAACGGATCGAGGAGATCCTCTCGATTGATTTGACAAATAACAAGGAGATATTCAATATTCAATTGGCAACAAATATTTATCAATATGTCAAAAACCGTGAGATATTCTCTCCGGCTAAAAGCTAG
- the accC gene encoding acetyl-CoA carboxylase biotin carboxylase subunit, whose protein sequence is MFDKVLIANRGEIAARVIRTCKALGISTVGVYSEADADAPHIRLADETYFIGGSRVAESYLNVEKILEVARLSGAKAVHPGYGLLSENAEFARRCEEEGLVFIGPSPKVISQMGSKIESRKAMEEAGVPVVPGITYPLKDAEEAVQVANTIGYPVMLKASAGGGGIGMQIVRSDDEIRKAFEGNQKRATDFFGDGAMYVEKYVENPRHIEIQILADHLGNTVYLWERECSIQRRHQKVVEEAPSSFLTEETRKKMGEAAVTAAKAIGYENAGTIEFLVDEEQNFYFLEMNTRLQVEHPVTEEITGLDLVAEQLRIANGEALPFKQEDVKREGHAIEVRIYAEDPKTFFPSPGKITKLVLPQGSNVRHELAIHDESAVTPFYDPMIAKLVVKGSSRDEAIEAMQAALENYLVEGIKTNIPMLQEVIAHPAFRSGDTQTNFVEKHLRPIKKSAKRVK, encoded by the coding sequence ATGTTTGATAAGGTTCTAATCGCAAACCGCGGTGAAATTGCAGCACGTGTTATTCGTACTTGTAAAGCGTTAGGAATTTCCACAGTGGGAGTCTATTCAGAAGCAGATGCCGATGCCCCACATATTCGTCTTGCAGATGAAACTTATTTCATTGGTGGCTCACGAGTAGCCGAGAGCTATTTAAATGTTGAAAAAATATTAGAGGTAGCCAGATTATCAGGAGCCAAAGCGGTTCATCCCGGATACGGATTACTGTCTGAAAATGCAGAATTTGCGCGCCGCTGTGAAGAAGAGGGACTGGTGTTCATCGGTCCGTCTCCAAAGGTCATTTCGCAAATGGGCAGTAAGATCGAATCACGCAAGGCGATGGAAGAAGCCGGAGTTCCAGTTGTACCAGGGATAACCTATCCACTTAAAGACGCTGAAGAAGCTGTTCAGGTGGCAAACACAATTGGATATCCAGTGATGCTGAAAGCTTCTGCGGGTGGTGGCGGCATTGGCATGCAAATCGTACGCAGTGATGATGAAATTCGTAAGGCGTTTGAGGGGAACCAAAAACGTGCAACCGACTTTTTCGGTGATGGGGCAATGTATGTTGAGAAATATGTTGAAAACCCAAGACATATTGAGATTCAAATCCTAGCAGATCATTTAGGCAATACCGTCTACTTATGGGAACGTGAGTGTTCAATTCAACGTCGCCATCAAAAGGTGGTTGAAGAGGCCCCGTCATCCTTTTTAACAGAAGAGACTCGAAAGAAAATGGGTGAGGCTGCTGTTACCGCAGCCAAAGCGATTGGATACGAGAACGCTGGTACCATTGAGTTTCTTGTCGATGAAGAACAAAATTTCTATTTTTTAGAAATGAACACGAGACTTCAAGTAGAACATCCTGTGACAGAGGAAATAACGGGGTTAGATCTAGTAGCTGAGCAACTTCGAATTGCAAATGGTGAAGCGCTGCCTTTTAAACAAGAAGATGTAAAACGTGAAGGTCATGCCATTGAAGTGAGAATCTATGCCGAGGACCCGAAGACATTCTTCCCATCTCCAGGAAAAATTACAAAATTAGTTTTACCTCAGGGTTCGAATGTCCGGCATGAATTAGCGATTCATGATGAATCTGCTGTTACCCCTTTTTATGATCCGATGATTGCAAAGCTTGTTGTAAAAGGAAGCAGTCGAGATGAGGCGATCGAAGCGATGCAAGCAGCATTAGAGAATTATTTAGTGGAAGGAATTAAGACTAATATTCCGATGCTACAAGAGGTAATCGCCCATCCAGCGTTTCGTTCTGGCGATACGCAAACAAATTTTGTAGAGAAGCATTTACGACCAATTAAAAAGTCCGCGAAGCGCGTGAAATAG
- a CDS encoding acyl-CoA dehydrogenase codes for MNFDLTKEQEMIRKLIRDFSEAEVAPGADDRDRTGEFPKEIFAKLSELGIMGLPFPEQYGGGDADTTSFAIVVEELSRVCGSTGITYSAHISLGGAPLNLFGTHEQKEKYLTPICTGESFGAFGLTEPNAGSDASGTQTTAVLDGDEWVLNGSKCFITNASYAKHLAVTAVTDRSKGINGISAFIVPTDAPGFTVISNYEKMGLHSSNTTELILENVRIPKENLLGVEGNGYKQFLATLDGGRIGIGAMAVGLAQGAYEKSLQYAQERKQFGKSLSNFQAIQFKLADMAMNIDLARTAVYKAAWLKDQGRNFKKEAAYAKLFASEICMRVCDQAVQIHGGYGYMKEYQVERFFRDAKLLEIGEGTSEVQRMVIAKQIGC; via the coding sequence ATGAACTTTGATTTAACTAAAGAACAAGAAATGATTCGGAAATTAATTCGTGATTTTTCAGAAGCAGAGGTTGCACCAGGGGCTGATGATCGTGATCGAACAGGAGAATTCCCAAAAGAAATCTTTGCGAAATTATCAGAGTTAGGAATCATGGGACTTCCTTTCCCAGAACAATATGGCGGTGGCGATGCCGATACGACAAGCTTTGCGATTGTAGTAGAAGAATTAAGTCGAGTCTGTGGATCAACAGGAATTACATATTCCGCTCATATTTCACTAGGCGGAGCTCCACTGAACTTATTTGGTACACATGAACAAAAGGAGAAATATTTAACGCCAATTTGTACAGGAGAATCCTTCGGTGCATTTGGATTAACTGAGCCAAATGCAGGTTCTGATGCTAGTGGTACACAAACAACAGCTGTTCTTGATGGAGATGAGTGGGTATTAAACGGATCAAAATGCTTCATTACAAATGCAAGCTATGCTAAGCATTTAGCGGTAACGGCTGTTACAGACCGTTCAAAAGGAATTAATGGAATTAGTGCCTTCATCGTTCCAACTGATGCACCAGGCTTCACTGTAATCAGCAATTATGAAAAAATGGGTCTTCATTCTTCAAATACAACTGAGTTAATTTTGGAAAATGTACGTATTCCGAAAGAAAACCTTCTTGGTGTAGAAGGAAACGGCTACAAGCAGTTCTTAGCGACACTTGATGGTGGAAGAATTGGAATTGGTGCGATGGCAGTTGGACTTGCTCAAGGTGCTTATGAAAAATCACTACAATATGCACAAGAACGCAAGCAATTTGGAAAAAGCCTATCAAACTTCCAGGCTATTCAGTTTAAATTAGCTGATATGGCAATGAACATTGACTTAGCTCGTACAGCTGTATACAAAGCTGCATGGTTAAAGGACCAAGGACGCAACTTTAAGAAAGAAGCAGCCTATGCAAAATTATTCGCTTCTGAAATTTGTATGCGTGTCTGTGATCAAGCCGTTCAAATTCATGGTGGCTATGGTTATATGAAAGAATATCAAGTCGAAAGATTCTTCCGTGACGCAAAATTACTAGAAATCGGAGAAGGCACATCCGAAGTACAACGCATGGTAATTGCAAAACAAATCGGGTGCTAA